Genomic DNA from Candidatus Afararchaeum irisae:
TCGTCGACGACTCGGGTCTCTTCGTAGAAGGTCTCGGAGGCTTCCCCGGACCGTACTCGTCGTACGTCTACTCGACACTCGGGAACGACGGAGTCCTGAAGGCGGTGGAGTCAGCAGAAGACAGGTCGGCGAGTTTTAGATGTGTGGTCGCCTACACCGACGGCGACGAAGTACGTACCTTCGAGGGACGTGTCGAGGGACGTATAACTCACGAGAAACGCGGGGACGGCGGCTTCGGATTCGACCCCATATTCGAACACGACGCCAAGACATTCGCCGAGATGTCGTCCGAGGAGAAGAACGAGGTCTCCCACCGCAGGAGGGCGTTCGAGAGGCTCGCTGACTGGTACCGCCAAGCTTAAAGCCCGAGAACGGCTCTCTTGAAACATGGCTAGAATGCACACGAGGAAGAGAGGACAGAGCTCTTCCGACAAACCCGTAGTCGACGAGGCTCCTGAGTGGAGTGCTCAGGACGCCGACGCAGTCGAGGAACGCGTTGTAGAGCTCGCCGAACAGGGTCTTTCGAGCGCCGAGATAGGAGTCCGTCTCAGGGACGAGGGCGTCAAGGGCAAGCCAGTCACCGACGTCAAGCTCGTCACGGGTAAGAAGATCTCCGAGATAATGGAGGAGAACGACGCCGACCCCGAGTACCCCGAGGATCTCACCAACCTGATGGCTAAGGCTGTCGGAGTGCGTGACCAGCTCGACGGCAACCCCAACGACGCCTCGAACAAGAGGGCACTCCAGAACGTCGAGAGCAAGATACACAGGCTCATCGACTACTACCAGGGCGACAAGATCCCCGAGGACTTCAAGTACAGTCCCGAGAAGGCTCGTGAGATAGTCGGAGAAGAGTAGCTCCGGTTCTCTTCTGTTATAGGATAGCCGTGTCTCCTTCGCTTCTCCGAGAGAACGCACGTAAGGCAGCCGACCTGCTTCGGCGCGAGGAGTTCGTCGAGGTCGTCTCCCACAACGACGCCGACGGTCTCTCGACGGCGGGTATCGTCTGTGATCTACTCTCGCGCTGGGAGACGAGGTACCACTTCAGATGTGTCGACGACCCTGGTAGGGTCGGTTCCCACGTCTCAAAAGACGTCACGACTGTAGCGTGTGACCTCGGAGCGAGCTATCTCGACCGTCTCCCCCCCAACACCGTCGTGGTCGACCACCATCCCTCGGAGGGACGCGGTGGGTTCGGAGGAGTCTTAGTCACACCGAGAGACGAGGGGGACACCGACGACGAGGCGAGTTCGAGCTGTGGCGCACATATCGTTGCGAAGGTGTCGGGGTCGGGAGCTAAGACAGCCGACACGGCTCTCCTCGGTGCTATAGGCGACGACGTCTTGGACTCGGGATCGGATCTAGTCGAGGAAGTAATAGACGACGGCGTCGAGTCGGGTGTCATAGACGAGACAGTCGGAGCGCGCCTCGTTGGGGAGAGAGCCGACGTGGCACTAGCTTACTCGACAGATCCCTACACCGAGTACACGGGCGACATCGAGGCGGCACGTGGCTTCGTCGAAGAGCTGGGTCTTCCTATATCTGTCGCGGATATGGACGACGAGGAGTCACGACGTTTCTCGACTGCGGTCTTCCTCTTAGCTCTCAGAGAGGCGTCGAACCCCGAAACAGCAGCCGAGACAGTCGGAGAGAGGTACCGTCTCGTGGGTTCGACTGTCGAGGACGCCCACACCTTCGCGGCGTACGTAGAGGCGTGTGGCAAGACGGGGAACCCCGGCTTGGGTCTCTCTCTGTGTCTCGGAGACGCGACGGGTGACGTGAAGAAGGCACGTAAGCTCTACCGCTCATTCGAGTCGAGTCTCATAGATGAGGTCGAAAACGCCGATGTCGAGGAAGAAGACGGCTCGGGACTGTGCACCGTCAGAATCTCGGGCGGATTCGACACGGGATCGGTCGCCGACGTCTTCTACAGATGGATCTCCGACTCCGAAGTAGTTGTCGTCGTCAACCCCGACGGCGAGATGAGCCTTAGGTCGGGGTCGGAGGTCGACGCAGGCAGGACACTCAGAGACTGTGCGTCAAGAGTCGGCGGCGAGGGCGGAGGACATCCCGAGAGAGGAGGGAGCGTAGTGCCGAGCGAGACGAAAGATGAGTTCATAGACTGTGTAAAGGAGGCGGTAGAGTGAAATCCAAGGTCGAGTTCGAGACATACCACGACAGCCCCGAGAAGGTCGCTCTCTCGGTGTCCCCCGACAACACAGACGAGATGGAGACCGAGGTCAACGGCTCGAAGATCGTCACACGTATAGAACGCGACAGCTTAGGCTCTCTTCTCTCGACCGCCGACGACTACGTCAGAAACATTGAGGTTGCAGCGGAGATAGTCGACCGAGACGAAGACACAGACACGAGAGGTGACTGTGACGGTGACAACAGCGACATCGAAATCGACAGTGACAACGACAACGACTGAGTCTCCCGCCGGATATAATTCGAGGATTTATATGTGTGCGTCCCGAGTTTCGAGTAAAGATGTCAAGCAGACAGGTCTCTAAGTCAGGAAGGGGCAAGAAATGGTACGACGTACTTGCCTCCGAGGAGTTCGACAGGGAGAAGCTCGGCGAGACTCCCGCCGACGAGCCCGAGAAGATAATGGGACGTAAGGTCGAGACGACCAAGGGAGAGCTCACCGACGACATGTCGGAGAACAACACGAAGCTCAAGTTCCAGATAACCGACATAGGCGGAGACTCGGCTTACACGAGCTTCATAGGACACGAGCTCACGCGTGACTACGTGAGGTCGCTCGTCCGCCGCGGCTCCTCGAAGATACAGGACAACATAGTCATACGTACAGAGGACGACTACCGTGTACGTGTCCAGCCCGTTGCCTTCACTGCGATGGACGCCGACGAGTCACAGGAGAAGGCTATACGTAGCGACATGAGGGAGATAGTCGTCGAGAGCGGTGAGAACCACACCTTCGACGAGTTCATAGACGCGATGGTCACGGGACGTCTCAGTTCGGCGGTCTACAACGAGTGTAAGAAGATATATCCCCTCAGACGCGCCGAGATCATGAAGAGTAGCGTCGAAGCGACCCCCGAGGAAGTCTACGCCGAGGAAGAGCAGTCGGCTTAATATACGGGTCTTTCTCATCCCCTCAGCTTTGAATTAAACTAAACTAAATGCCTACTTCTGATGACGGGAGAGAGATAGGCGATGTGCGCCATTTCGACTTCTTCTCGCGTTTCTACGACGTCTTAGTTCCATCTGCGGACACGGATACGTTGGAGAGAGGAATCGACGAGGCAGAGAGGGGAGTCGAGAGGGTACTCGACCTCGCGGGAGGCACGGGACGTGTCGGAAGGGCTATCGTCGGCGTCGGAAGAGACGTGGTCGTCGTCGACGCTTCGAGCGGCATGGTGAGACAGTCACCAGTTCCCGGAGTCGAGGGCGACGCTTCTCTCCTACCTTTCAAAGACTGTAGCTTCGACGCAGTCGTATGTGCCGACGCACTCCACCATATCGCCGACGTCAAGGGGGTCTTCGACGAGGTCGGTAGGGTACTACGTGAGGGAGGAGTCTTCGTCGTATCGGAGTTCGATCCCACGACCCTCAGAGGCAGATTTCTGACGCGAGCCGAACATCTCGTGGGATTCGACTCGGTCTTCTACACCCCTGACGAGTTAGAGATAATGACCGAAGACGCCGGCATGTCGACGAGACGGATCGAGGACGGATTCAAGTACACCTTGTCCGGGGTTAACCAAACCGTAAGAGATATTAAGATACTCTATAACACGTCGTGCTATGCAGATAGATGAGGACACCGTCGGGGATCTTCAGGAGTTCGATCTGACTAAGTACGGCGCGAGAGTCTACTACGTCCTTCTCTCCGAGGGAATATCGACCGCCGGAAACCTGTCGAAGCTCTCTGACGTCCCCCAGTCGCGTATATATGACGTCCTGTCAACTCTCGAAAGAAAAGGTCTGATACAGGTCAAGCCTTCGAGCCCGAAGAAGTACGAGCCTCTCCCAGTGAAGACAGGTCTCGACAACCGTATACGTCAGATAGAGGCGGAGTACGAGGCGAGGATACAGGAGCTCACCGAGATGGTCGAAGAGATAGCCGACGAGTTCCCCGAGAAGGAGACACAGCCGTCGGTTTCGGGATCTGGCGTACGTATAGTCGAAGGCGAGGACGCGATAGAGGACAGGATACTTGAGATGCTCAAGTCTGCTAAGAACGAGGTCAAGCTAGCGGGCGAGAGACCCCTATTCACTCTCAACTGTAAGGGGATGCTCCAGGAAGTCCTATCCGACTCAGTCGAACTCATGGCTCTCGGAACCTTCGAGGAGGTCTGTAAGTCGGAGATAAGTGCTGTCGGGGGCAAGATACGTCATACCGACTTCTACTACCACTATCTCCTCATAATCGACGACAAGAAGATGCTCATAATCTCGTTCGACGATGACGGTCTTCCTTTCGGTCTATACACCGAAAATCCCGACCTGATACAGACCCATATACACCATTACCTCGCGCTCTGGGACGAGGCAGAGGCAGAGTCGAGCGAGTAATGTCCGATTTCGCCGTCGATGTAGACGTCTGAGCCGTCTCTCTCGACACGTCCGTCGGCGATAAGCTCGACGGCTTTTGCGAGGGCGGGACCGTCGCCCTCCCATTTCATCCATTCCTGGTGTGACTCGCAGTAGCTCTGGACTGCGTCGTCGGAGGCGTTCTCCATGAGGCTGTCGACAAGTTCCCTGTGTACCTCGAAACGTTTGGAGAGAGTGAGAAGAGGACCCTCGTCGACGTCTTGTGTCACGAAATGAACCGACGAACGCGTGTACTCCTCGCCCGAGACTACGGCGTCGTAGACGGGGTCGAATCCCGTGTAGACGCGCTCGCCGTCGTCTCTAACAGTGAGGTCGGCGGGATGGACGTTTATGATAGGGTACGACGAGACTACGGGAGACGTGAGTATACGCATGTACCCCGAGAGTAGGAGGAGGTCGGCGTCGAACTCGTCTATAATATCCGCAGTCTGACTGTCGTACTCCTCTCTTACGTCGAGGTCACGTGTGTCGGCGTCCCTCTCGGCGTAGAACTCGTCGAGGTCGTTTGTCTTTAGACGAATACCCTCGTCACGCACGAACTCGACGCCTCGAGCGTCGGGGGAGTCAGTAAAAGCGCCGACGACCTCGTACTTGTCGCCGTAGTTGGGATCGTGTCGCGCGAGATACCGGAGACCGCTCGCACCACCCGAGAAGAAGACCACGACGCGCAGACTTCTGTCTAGATCGAAGAGCGACATTAAGACCAGAAAAGACGTCCTCGTCTATATGTCTACCGTTAGTCTATCCGTGGAGACCCATGACTTCCATCTGTTCTTGGTAACGGTTACGTATGGTGACCTCGGTGACATTGGCGACCTCGGCGACCTCCCTCTGTGTCCTCTTCTCGTTACACAGGAGGGACGCGGCGTATATAGCGGCGGCGGCGAATCCGGTGGGCGACTTTCCGCTCAGGAGACCTTCCTCCGAGGTGGTGTCTATTATGTCGTTAGCCCTCGACTGGACTTCCTCCGGAAGCTCTAACTCGGAACAGAAACGCGGTACGTACTTCTTCGGGTCGACGGGCTCCATCTCCAAGCCGAGCTCCTGCGAGATATAACGGTACGTACGTCCGATCTCCTTTCTGTCCACACGTGATACCTGGGAGATCTCTTCGAGTGAACGTGGAATGCCTTCCTTTCTGCACGCCGCGTAGAGAGCGCTCGTGGCTACGCCCTCTATCGAACGTCCACGTATGAGATCCTCGTTGAGAGCACGTCTGTATATGACAGAGGCGACCTCCCTCACCGACCTCGGGACTCCGAGAGCACTCGCCATCCTGTCGACCTCTGAGAGAGCGAACTGGAGATTACGTTCGGAGGCGTCCTTCGTACGTATGCGCTCCTGCCATTTCCTCAGACGGTGCATCTGGCTTCTCTTCTCCGACGAGATAGACCTACCGTAGGCGTCCTTGTTCTTCCAGTCTATCGTCGTCGTGAGACCCTTGTCGTGCATCGTCTTCGTCGTTGGTGCTCCGACACGTGACTTCTCCTGACGTTCCTTGTGATCGAAGGCACGCCACTCGGGACCCGGATCTATCTTCTCCTCCTCGACGACGAGACCACAGTCGTTACAGACGACCTCGGCGCGTTCTGAGTTAGAGGTAAGTTCGTCGGAGCCACACTCGGGACACTGCTCCCCCTCAATCTGATCCTCCTCAGTCTCCTCGGATACTTTCTCCTGAGTCCTCTGCCTTGTTGAGTTAGCCATACAAAATCATATATACAGAATAAATTAACCTACTTAAGGCTTAGGTTATCCTCGTCTAAGAAGTACGGGACAACAGGGTTGAGAGAGGTTCCGAACTCACTTTATATACGAGGGCGTATACTGAGGCAATGGGACATATACTCGAAATCCCTCCAGGTGAGGTACGTGAGACTATGGAGGAGATGGGAGCCGACTTCACGGACGCGAAGGAAGACGAACTCTGGAGGGCGAGACACGGCGGGAGCGTCGTTGCCGCACACGAAAACGGCGTGGTAGTCTACGGCGACGTGTCTTTACTCGGCGTTCTCGAAGACGAGGGAGAGACGGGTGGTAAAGGAGTCGTGCATTTCGACGGTGCCTCTAAAGGGAACCCCGGACCCTCGTCGGCGGCATACGTGGTCTCAAGGGCGGAAGACAGCACCGTTCTTACCGAGAACGGCGAGAGGATAGGAAAGGCGACCAACAACGAAGCCGAGTACACCGCTCTCCTGATGGGTCTGAGAGAGGCGAAGAGGAGAGGCTTCGACGAAGTCGAGGCTGTCGGCGACTCACAGCTCATAGTCAAACAGGTAAGAGGTGACTGGAACTGCAACTCCGAGAACCTCAAGCCACTCTACGATGAGGTCAGGGAGTTAGCCGACTCGTTCGACTCGTTCGAGATACGCCATGTTCCGCGCGAGACGAACGAGAGGGCGGACAGGATAGCCAATGAGGTGTTCGAGACTTGACCGATGACAGCCACAGCCGCAAGGGGAAAGACAGAGACAGAGACAGAAGCGAGGGAGAGGACGAAGAAGAGACCGAACGCGATGACTGGGTCGACGAAGTAGTCCGCCTCACTAAGATGTCTCTGACGAGTACGAGCCCTGTCTACGAGGATAGGCGCGACGAACTCGCCGCCGAGAACGGCTTCGTGGCGCGTCTCAGAGACGACGGGACTCTCGTCCTCTATCCCGATGACTGGGTTGTAGACGGTGAGGTCGACGTCGAGAGAATAGAAGATACCGACAGAGCACACGAGATATCTCTGTCGGAGAAGGGAGAAAGCTGGGAGGACGTCCACTCGTACAACTCGGACGTGATCGAAGAGCTCAGCGAGATGGGGGAAGTAACCGAGACCGAAGTCTCGAACGCCGAGTACTTCGTAGAGTTTCTCGAGAACCACTACATCCTGCCGGTCGACGAAGTGTCACAGAAACACGTGCGTGAGTTCCTCGAAGACTACTACCTGAGAAACGTCTGGTCGAGTCCCGATGAGGAAGAGACCGTAAAAAAGTCGGTGAGAAAGCTACTCGAAGCCGCGGGACTCAGCCCAGACGAGACTGAAGAGTATCTCCGAGACTCAGAACCAGAAAGCTGACACCCATTCCGAGCGCGCCGCCGACTACAACGTCGCTCACGTGGTGTAGACCGAGGTAGACACGTGAGTAGGCTACGAGGGCAGCAAAGCCACATAGAGTGACTGTGAGACGACGGCTCCGGTAAGCAGAGTGGAAGACTGCGACCGGCGCGAACGCCGTCATCGCGTGCATTGATGGGAAAGACGCGTAGTCGTCGTCGTAGACACCGAATGGGACGTGGCTCTTCTCGGCGACCTCTATACCCTGTCTGACGTACGGACGGGGTGCGTGAACCGCGGTCTTGAGGCTGACCGCGATAGCACCTACGAGAGCCATGGCTACTACGAAGTAGGCTGTGTGTCTCCATCTGTCTGTAAGAGTTAACACCACAGCACCTAAGAACGACACCGTGGGATAGAACGGGAAAGAGTTGAGAAGAGTCATCAGAGAGTCGAGGTACGAGACCATGCCGACTCTTCGTCGCCGCTAAAGTAAAAGAAGTCGGTTCACTTCTTCTCGAACCTGATCTCTAAGACGCCGTTACTGTAACTCTCATCGGGATCTGCGACGTCTACACCCGACGGAAGCCCGACAGACTCCGAGTAAGAGCCGTGGACGTTCTCGGCCCGTACCTTGAGTCTCTCGCCGTCGATCTCATACTCCGTGTCTTCCCTTCCGAATCCGAGTAGCTCGGCGACGACTAAGAACTCGTCTTCGTACTCGCGGGACTCGACACGTGTACGAGGGACTTCGTACTCGTCCTCGGCGTCGGCACCAGCATCTCGTCTATTCTCGTTAGTCCGAGGTTCGGCTCCGCCGGTTATCTCACGGAAGAGATCGTTTATGTCTCTGATGTCGTCGGAGGAGTCTCTTGAGTCTGAGTTCATCTTACCTAACCTCAAGTAAGCACTTCTAATATATAACTCTTTGGCAGAACTTCTCTCGCCGGAAGATTGATTCAGTAAGAGTCCGTGTGTTCAACATGGTACGAGTTGACAAGGAACACCACCGATGCAACATATGTGGGGAGGACTTCGACAACGAGGCAGAGCTAGAGCGTCACATAGACAGACGTCACTCGAGGGAGGACGTCCACTGGTGGGTAGTCGCCGAGAACCCCGAGGATCTTCCCTTCGAGTCGAGTTAAATCTAAAGATACATCAAAGGAGACCTCCAATACCCATTAGAGGGTTCGTGGTCTAGTCGGTTATGACACCGCCCTTACAAGGCGGAGGTCCCCGGTTCGATCCCGGGCGAACCCACTGGGCGAACTTTTGTGAGCGAAGTGGTGTGGTATGTACGAGAGGTTCAGTTCTGAGTCTGTGTCTTAGAGTAAGTTGGTAGGCTACTCCGTCGCAGATCTAACCGATGTGTCGTCTCCCCCCTCGACCACGACGACGACCTTCGGCTCATCGACCTCGTCGGGACAGTCCTCGGAGACTTCGAGGGGTACTGTCTCACGGTCGGCGAAGACGTCCTCGATCTCACCCGTCTCGCGGTCGAGGAAAGCCTCTTGTCTGAGTGTGATGTTGTACCTCCTTGTCTCGCCCCCACCGAGGAGGAGGTCGAAGGGTGCGTCGTCTCTCACGGGCGCAGGTCTGTACTCCGACTCGGAGATGTAGACACAGCCCTCGACAGACGGTACTTCGGCGGTACGTGACAGAGCGAACGGATTCTCGACCGTCACTGTTCCAATTACGGCTCCGTCGGTTGGTCTGAATCCGTCAGGAACATCGACTTCGTCGTCGAAGTCGTACTCGTAGGTCGGCTGTGCCCCCGTGGCGTCGAATCCGAGGAGTGCGAAGGCGACGACTAAGACGCCGCCAATCCCCGCCGCGGCTGTACGTCGGTCGACATCGAGGTATCCTCTGCTTGAGACGTAGCCGAGGACGACGAAGAGTGCCGAGGAGCCAGCGAGGAGGACGAAGACGCCGCCGTCACCGAGGTCGAAGACTGAGAGCGTGTAGGCGACGAAGACGAGGTAGGAGCCAGCCGAGAGAGAATAGAAGACTGTGTCGAGGGTCTCGACGTCGACGTATACTCCGGCGAGGAAGAAGGCGGCGAAGCCTAAGACGAGAGCCGCGGAGGTCGTCGTCGGCGATAGGTCTTCGAGTAGCTGGAATCCGAAGTAGAAAGCCGCTGCCACACCGAGGAAGACACCGACTACGTAGAGTATCTTGACCCGGTCGATACTCGTCTCCATGTCGGAGACTCGTACTCGTTTTACTTATGTGTGGGGAATATGGAAACTAACTTAACCGCGTTCGCCGAAGTATGGACATATCACACGGATGTCAGACGAGACCGACACCGACTTACGTTTACGTAGTATAAGCGGCTCACTCAGGTACGCTTTCCGGGTGAGTGACTCTCTTCTCCTCAAGATATACGGAGTAGTCTTCGTCGGTGTCGGGGTCTTCGTCACGGTTCTCTGGCTCCTCGCGATGGTGACGTGGCTCGGACGTCTGAGCGGGATGGCTCCCGTCTCGGAGATCTGGGGGTTTCTGCCCTTCCTCGTCTTCGTCTATCTCGTCGTAATGGGCGTACTGATTCTGCCTCTCTACATCCCCATGAGAAGGTACAGAGAGACTTCGAGTTAGTCTATTCCGCGCCACGTAGTCACGAACCTCTGTACTGCGGTCAGGTTTCCGACGACTGCGAAGAGTATCAGAACCCATCTCAGTACGCCTCCGAACGCGGCGTGTGCGAGACCTCCGGCGACTATCAGAGCCATACGGTCTGCGCGTCCGAGCGCGCCGCCGTACTCCCTTCCCGCGCCGACTGCGTCTGCCTGTGTTCCCATGTACGACGTCATGAAGACGCCCGTGAGAGCTAAGAGTCCAAACATCCACTCGTCGGTGCCCGCTGAGATCCCGACCACGAAGACGGCGTCGGAGTACCTGTCTAAGACGTGGTCTAAGAAGTCGCCCTTCTTACTCTCTGACCCTGACTCGCGGGCGAGTTCGCCGTCGACAAGGTCAAGGAAGCCGTTTAGTACGACGAAGAGGGAGCCACCGACGTAGCCGTAGAAGCTACCCAGAGAGAACGAGACGCCCGAAACCACCGCCACGACGAGGGAGACGACAGAGACCTGGTTGGGCGTCATTCCGAGACCCCGGGCGGCTCTCACACCGGGTTTCACAGCCTTGTATCCGAGCGGCTTGAGGCTGTCGAGTGTCATTCTTCCTCCCGGTCTCGGCTCATGTCTGTTCGGACGTACTCTATCCAGTCGACCACGCCTGTCTTAGACTCACGTTTCTCGACCGCCTCGGCTGCTTCTTCGACTGTCTCCTCCACAGTCTTGTCTGTCGTATCTATCTCGTAGACGTTTTCGTCCCCCTGTTCCTCGACTGCCTCTGCGAGAACGACGTCGAGAGCCTCCGACTCGGAGTTCTCAGCCAGCTTGTCTCTGTCGTATCCCCTCTCCGAGAGACGTTCCTCGAGGACGTCGGGTCTGCATCTCAGAACTACTGTGTGGTCGACGTCTACGAG
This window encodes:
- a CDS encoding phosphatase PAP2 family protein encodes the protein MVSYLDSLMTLLNSFPFYPTVSFLGAVVLTLTDRWRHTAYFVVAMALVGAIAVSLKTAVHAPRPYVRQGIEVAEKSHVPFGVYDDDYASFPSMHAMTAFAPVAVFHSAYRSRRLTVTLCGFAALVAYSRVYLGLHHVSDVVVGGALGMGVSFLVLSLGDTLQSRLG
- a CDS encoding methyltransferase domain-containing protein, yielding MPTSDDGREIGDVRHFDFFSRFYDVLVPSADTDTLERGIDEAERGVERVLDLAGGTGRVGRAIVGVGRDVVVVDASSGMVRQSPVPGVEGDASLLPFKDCSFDAVVCADALHHIADVKGVFDEVGRVLREGGVFVVSEFDPTTLRGRFLTRAEHLVGFDSVFYTPDELEIMTEDAGMSTRRIEDGFKYTLSGVNQTVRDIKILYNTSCYADR
- a CDS encoding KEOPS complex subunit Pcc1, with protein sequence MKSKVEFETYHDSPEKVALSVSPDNTDEMETEVNGSKIVTRIERDSLGSLLSTADDYVRNIEVAAEIVDRDEDTDTRGDCDGDNSDIEIDSDNDND
- a CDS encoding XTP/dITP diphosphatase codes for the protein MLFVTGNEGKAREAQEILGDEVEVDRVEYDYAEIQSDSLEEIAVRGVKECYDEFGEEVFVDDSGLFVEGLGGFPGPYSSYVYSTLGNDGVLKAVESAEDRSASFRCVVAYTDGDEVRTFEGRVEGRITHEKRGDGGFGFDPIFEHDAKTFAEMSSEEKNEVSHRRRAFERLADWYRQA
- a CDS encoding helix-turn-helix domain-containing protein: MQIDEDTVGDLQEFDLTKYGARVYYVLLSEGISTAGNLSKLSDVPQSRIYDVLSTLERKGLIQVKPSSPKKYEPLPVKTGLDNRIRQIEAEYEARIQELTEMVEEIADEFPEKETQPSVSGSGVRIVEGEDAIEDRILEMLKSAKNEVKLAGERPLFTLNCKGMLQEVLSDSVELMALGTFEEVCKSEISAVGGKIRHTDFYYHYLLIIDDKKMLIISFDDDGLPFGLYTENPDLIQTHIHHYLALWDEAEAESSE
- a CDS encoding ribonuclease HI family protein, giving the protein MGHILEIPPGEVRETMEEMGADFTDAKEDELWRARHGGSVVAAHENGVVVYGDVSLLGVLEDEGETGGKGVVHFDGASKGNPGPSSAAYVVSRAEDSTVLTENGERIGKATNNEAEYTALLMGLREAKRRGFDEVEAVGDSQLIVKQVRGDWNCNSENLKPLYDEVRELADSFDSFEIRHVPRETNERADRIANEVFET
- a CDS encoding transcription initiation factor IIB, giving the protein MANSTRQRTQEKVSEETEEDQIEGEQCPECGSDELTSNSERAEVVCNDCGLVVEEEKIDPGPEWRAFDHKERQEKSRVGAPTTKTMHDKGLTTTIDWKNKDAYGRSISSEKRSQMHRLRKWQERIRTKDASERNLQFALSEVDRMASALGVPRSVREVASVIYRRALNEDLIRGRSIEGVATSALYAACRKEGIPRSLEEISQVSRVDRKEIGRTYRYISQELGLEMEPVDPKKYVPRFCSELELPEEVQSRANDIIDTTSEEGLLSGKSPTGFAAAAIYAASLLCNEKRTQREVAEVANVTEVTIRNRYQEQMEVMGLHG
- a CDS encoding formyltransferase family protein, with the protein product MSLFDLDRSLRVVVFFSGGASGLRYLARHDPNYGDKYEVVGAFTDSPDARGVEFVRDEGIRLKTNDLDEFYAERDADTRDLDVREEYDSQTADIIDEFDADLLLLSGYMRILTSPVVSSYPIINVHPADLTVRDDGERVYTGFDPVYDAVVSGEEYTRSSVHFVTQDVDEGPLLTLSKRFEVHRELVDSLMENASDDAVQSYCESHQEWMKWEGDGPALAKAVELIADGRVERDGSDVYIDGEIGHYSLDSASASSQSAR
- a CDS encoding DHHA1 domain-containing protein gives rise to the protein MSPSLLRENARKAADLLRREEFVEVVSHNDADGLSTAGIVCDLLSRWETRYHFRCVDDPGRVGSHVSKDVTTVACDLGASYLDRLPPNTVVVDHHPSEGRGGFGGVLVTPRDEGDTDDEASSSCGAHIVAKVSGSGAKTADTALLGAIGDDVLDSGSDLVEEVIDDGVESGVIDETVGARLVGERADVALAYSTDPYTEYTGDIEAARGFVEELGLPISVADMDDEESRRFSTAVFLLALREASNPETAAETVGERYRLVGSTVEDAHTFAAYVEACGKTGNPGLGLSLCLGDATGDVKKARKLYRSFESSLIDEVENADVEEEDGSGLCTVRISGGFDTGSVADVFYRWISDSEVVVVVNPDGEMSLRSGSEVDAGRTLRDCASRVGGEGGGHPERGGSVVPSETKDEFIDCVKEAVE
- a CDS encoding 30S ribosomal protein S15 — translated: MARMHTRKRGQSSSDKPVVDEAPEWSAQDADAVEERVVELAEQGLSSAEIGVRLRDEGVKGKPVTDVKLVTGKKISEIMEENDADPEYPEDLTNLMAKAVGVRDQLDGNPNDASNKRALQNVESKIHRLIDYYQGDKIPEDFKYSPEKAREIVGEE
- a CDS encoding CDP-alcohol phosphatidyltransferase family protein yields the protein MTLDSLKPLGYKAVKPGVRAARGLGMTPNQVSVVSLVVAVVSGVSFSLGSFYGYVGGSLFVVLNGFLDLVDGELARESGSESKKGDFLDHVLDRYSDAVFVVGISAGTDEWMFGLLALTGVFMTSYMGTQADAVGAGREYGGALGRADRMALIVAGGLAHAAFGGVLRWVLILFAVVGNLTAVQRFVTTWRGID
- a CDS encoding AAA family ATPase → MRVALTGTPGTGKTTVCEPLAERLGLEGLAITDLVESGSGFTQGYDEEYGVPEVDVEAVREEIESEEDVLVEGHLSHLVDVDHTVVLRCRPDVLEERLSERGYDRDKLAENSESEALDVVLAEAVEEQGDENVYEIDTTDKTVEETVEEAAEAVEKRESKTGVVDWIEYVRTDMSRDREEE
- a CDS encoding rnhA operon protein, whose translation is MTDDSHSRKGKDRDRDRSEGEDEEETERDDWVDEVVRLTKMSLTSTSPVYEDRRDELAAENGFVARLRDDGTLVLYPDDWVVDGEVDVERIEDTDRAHEISLSEKGESWEDVHSYNSDVIEELSEMGEVTETEVSNAEYFVEFLENHYILPVDEVSQKHVREFLEDYYLRNVWSSPDEEETVKKSVRKLLEAAGLSPDETEEYLRDSEPES
- a CDS encoding 30S ribosomal protein S3ae, giving the protein MSSRQVSKSGRGKKWYDVLASEEFDREKLGETPADEPEKIMGRKVETTKGELTDDMSENNTKLKFQITDIGGDSAYTSFIGHELTRDYVRSLVRRGSSKIQDNIVIRTEDDYRVRVQPVAFTAMDADESQEKAIRSDMREIVVESGENHTFDEFIDAMVTGRLSSAVYNECKKIYPLRRAEIMKSSVEATPEEVYAEEEQSA
- a CDS encoding Hsp20/alpha crystallin family protein, which encodes MNSDSRDSSDDIRDINDLFREITGGAEPRTNENRRDAGADAEDEYEVPRTRVESREYEDEFLVVAELLGFGREDTEYEIDGERLKVRAENVHGSYSESVGLPSGVDVADPDESYSNGVLEIRFEKK